The Meiothermus sp. Pnk-1 DNA window CGGGCCAGGAAGATTCCCTCCAGCTGGGGGGTGTTGGGGCCGGAGAGCACCCTGTCCAGGTCGCGGTCGAGGCTCACCGGCACCCCCAGCACCGCGGCCTGGGGAACCAGCCCCCGCTCCGCCGCGTAGACCTCGAGCAGGCCCGCCAGCGACTCCACCGGGGTGGGGGTGCGGATGAGGTCGGTGGGGAGCTTGGTCATCTCCCAGGGCTTTCCTCCGCTGGCCCCCCCCGCAACCCCTACGTGCCCAAGGCCGATCTTGGTCCCGCCGATATCGGCCACCAGGATGACCCCCCCCTGCTCAGATCGTGCGGACGCTGCCATGGATAGTTAGTCAACCTTACTAATAACCCCCGGGCGGCGTCAATAGGAGGCCGCGGCGCAGGGGATAGAGAACAGGATTTGTTCGTCTTAAGGCGATTTGGCCAAAGCCGAAGCGCAGCAGCCCCGCGCGCCCTCTTGCAAAATTTAGTTAGTTTGCTTTATTATACCGCCAACCGCTGAGCACAGCGCCCCGCAAGCGTCCGCCGTCGCTTTGCGCCCGGCTCTTTTAGCTTGGGAGAGGCCAACCCATGAAGAGCATCCCCCCCTCCTCCACCCCCCAACCGCTGCTGGACTCGCTCAGCGGGCACCGACCGGCTGACGCCCGCAGGCTCAACCGGGCCAAGGCCCTCGAGCTGCTGCGGGTCATGCCCAGGGGCCGCGCCGAGCTGGCCCGGGCGCTGGGGCTTTCCAAGCCCGCGCTGGGGGATCTCGTCGGCGATCTGATCGAACAGGGGCTGCTTCTGGAGGCCGCCCCCACCCCCATCCAGCGGGGCCGCCACCCGGCCCCGCTGCGCATCAACCCGGAACGCTTCTGCGTGGTGGGCATCGACCTAAGCGTAGACGAATCCGAGCTCGGGCTATACAACCCATTGGGACAGCCCTTGCGCATCCTGCGCACCCCCTCCGGCCTGGGTAAGGGACCCGAGGTAGTCTACCGGCAGTTGCTCGAGGCCGCGCGCCAACTGCTCGAGCAGGCCTCGGCACCGGTCGTGGCGGTAGGGGTGGCCTCCCCCGGACCCATCGACTTCGCCAAGGGCACGATCCTCGCCCCCCCGCATTTCCCCGATCTGCACCACATGCCCCTGGTCGAGCGCCTGCAAGGCGACCTGGGCCTGCCGGTCTACCTGGAGCACGACAGCGCCGCGGCGGCGCGGCGCTTCCTGCGCTCGACCGCGGCAGAAAACTTCATCTACATCCTGCTGCACCGGGGCATCGGGGCGGGCCTCGTCGTCGGGCGGCAGGTCTACCGCGGCCAGCACGGCTTTGCCGGGGAACTGGGCCACGTGTCCCTGGACAGCGAGGGCGAGCCCTGCCCCTGCGGCAACCGCGGCTGCTTGGAAAACGTCGCCGGGACCACCGCCATCGAATCGCGCTACTTCCGCCTGACCCGGGAAAGCCTTCCGCTAGGCGCCATTGCCCAACGGGCGCAGGGCGGCGATCCCTTGGCCCGGCTCGCCTTCGAGCAGGCCGGGCGGGCGTTGGGCTGGGCCGCGGTCAACCTGGTCAACCTCTTTGACCCTGAACTGCTGGTGCTCGGGGGGCCGGGAGCGGCCTATGCCGACCTGCTCATCCCCAGCCTGCGCCACCACCTCAACACCCGGGCTTACCCCTACCTGGGTTGGGGGGAGCAGCTGCACATCTTGGTTGATCCCCTGGCCAACCCCATCGGCCCCGGGGCCGCCGAGTGCGCGCTCGAGGCCGTCTACCTAGGGGAGATTCCGCTGCCCCAGGCGGAAGGAAGGAGGCTGAAGAGCGGTAAAGAAACTGCCCCGTCACACGGCACCCAGGCGAGCACAAATCCCAAGGAGGAAAGGCATGCGTAAGCAAGCGAAGTGGGTATCTACGGTTATGGCTGTGGCCTTGCTGGCCACGGCGGCGGTGCACGGCTTGGCCCAACAGAAGAAGTACACCATCGCCCTCATCCCCGGCCTCACCACCGACGGCTTTTACATCACCATGCGCAAAGGGGCCGAAGAAGCCGCTAAACAGCTGGGCGTGGAGCTGATCTTCCAGGGGGGGCCGGAGTTCAGCCCCACCACCCAGATCCCGGTGCTCAACGCCATCATCGCCCGCAAACCCGACGCCATCCTGATCGCCCCTACGGACAAACAGCAGCTCATCGCCCCCCTGAAGCGCGCCCATGACGCCGGCATCAAGATCATCACCGTGGACACCTTCATCGGCGAGAACGGCCAGTACCAGACCGGCAAGGGCGACGCCGACTTCCCGCTGTCGTACGTGGCCTCGGACAACGTCGAGGGGGGGCGCATCGCCGCCCGCGCGCTGGCCAAGGCCATCGGCGAGAAGGGTAAGGTCTACGTCTCCAACGTCAAGCCCGGCATCTCCACCACCGACCAGCGCGAGCAGGGCTTCAAGGAGGAGATGAAGAAGTACCCGGGCATCACCGTGCTCGAGACCCAGTACAACGACGACGACGCCAACAAAGCCGCCTCCCAGCTGGCCGCGGTGCTGGCCCGCAACCCCGACCTGGCGGGGGTGTTCGGGGCCAACCTGTTCAGCGCCCAAGGCGCGGCCAACGGGGTCAAGAACGCTGGCAAGCGCGGGGTGATCAAAGTGGCCGCCTTCGACTGCCCGGAGAGCATCATCAACGACATCCGAGGCGGGACGATTGACATGGCCATCTGCCAGCATCCTGCCGAGATGGGCAAGGTTGCGGTGCAGTACGCGGTGGATGCCCTGAACGGCAAAAAGATTCCCACCCGTTACGGCACCGGCTACACCGTGATCGACCGGAGCAACGTGGATACCCCGGAAGCCAAAGCCGCCGTCTACTCCTCTAAGTAACCGCATCGCCCGGGGGAGGCCCGAAAACGGGCTTCCCCCTTGAAAGGATGGTTTTAGTGGCCAACCCCCCCGTTACAGGCAGCGAGCGCAAGGCCCCGGGCTGGCTGTCTTTCCTGGCCGGAGCCTGGTCGTGGCTGTTCTTGATCTTCATGGTGGTGTTTTTTGAGATCTGGGCCCGCCTATCCTACGGCAACAGTTTTGTCTTCAACGTCACCAACCTCCAGAGCATCCTGCTGGCGGCGGTGCAGCCGTTGCTTCTGGCGCTGGGGCAGACCCTGGTGATCATCGCCGGCGGCATCGACCTCTCGGTGGGGTTCACGGTGGGGCTGGCGGCGGTGGTGAGCGCGCGGGTGATGCAAGCTTTGGATCCCTCGCTGCCCGCCGGGCTCTCCTTCGCCCTGGCTTGCCTCGTCGCGCTGGCCGCGGGGCTTGGGGTGGGGGTGGTGAACGCCTTCCTGGTCGCCCGGCTCAACGTGCCGCCCTTCATCGGCACCCTGGGCATGTACGGGGTGGCCCGGGGGCTGGGCTTTTTGGCCGCGGCAGGGAACACCGTACCCACCGACAACCCGGTCAACTCGGCGATGGGCAATAGCTTCGTGTTCGGCCTGATCCCCGTGCCGGTGCTGATCACCGCGGTGGTGGTGCTCTTCATGCACTACCTGCTGAGCCAGACCAGGTTCGGCCAGTACACCTACGCCATCGGGGGCAACCGCCAGGCCGCCCTGCGGGCCGGGATCAACGTCACCCGCCACACCATGCAGCTGTATCTGATCACCGCCTTGCTGGCGGGGATCGCCGGGATCATCTACACCGGGCGCTTCACCGCCGGGGCGGCGCAGGCCGGGGAGGCCACCTTGCTGGACTCCATCGCGGCGGTGGTGATCGGGGGGGCCAGCCTCTTCGGCGGGGCCGGGACCATCGTGGGCACGGTGATCGGGGCCCTCATCATCGCGATCATCCAGTTCGGCCTGGTGTTCATCAACGTGCAGCCTTTCTGGCAGTTTATCGCGGTGGGGCTGGTGATCATCCTGAGCGTGCTGGTGGATCAGGCCAAAAGCGGGGTGGTGAAAGCATGAGCACGCCCATCCTGGAAGTCCGCGGCCTCACCAAGCGCTTCGGCGGGGTGACCGCACTCGACAACGTCTCCTTCCAGCTCTTCCCCGGCGAGGTGCTGGCCCTGGCCGGCGACAACGGCGCGGGCAAGAGCACCCTGATCAAGTGCATCAGCGGGGTGCACCTACCCGAGGAGGGAGAGGTTTTCTTCGAAGGGCGCGAGGTGCGCTTCCACAACCCCCGCGAAGCCCGCGAGGCTGGCATCGAGACCATCTACCAGGACCTGGCCCTGGCCGATAACCTCGACGTAGGGGCCAACGTCTTCCTGGGCCGCGAACCGATGCGCCGCCGCTTTGGGCTGCCGGTACTGGATCGGGCCAAGATGCGCGCCGAGGCCCGCAGCGTGCTCGACACCCTGGATATCCACACCGCCCTCGACCGCCCGGTGAGCGCGCTCTCCGGGGGTCAGCGCCAGGCGGTGGCCATCGGGCGGGCCATCTACTGGAAGGCCCGGCTCCTGATCATGGACGAGCCCACCGCGGCCTTGGGGGTGCCCGAACAGCGCAAGGTGGTCGAGCTGATCCGGCGCCTCAAGGAACAAGGGGTGGCGGTGATCTTTATCTCGCACAACCTGAACGACATCTTTGCAGTAGCGGACCGCATCCTGGTGCTGTTGCGGGGCCAAAAAGCCGGGGAGCGCCGGGCGAGCGAGACCCACGGCGACGAGATCGTCAAGCTGATGGTGGGGGGATAAGGAGGTGGTTATGGAAAAGATGGGATTCGGCATCCTCGGTGCCGCTCGGATCGCGGCCAGCGCCCTGATCCCCGCCATTCACAAATCCGCCCACGCCCGGCTGGTGGCGGTGGCGGCCCGCGACGGCCAGCGGGCGGTGGCGTACGCGGCCCAGCACGGCATACCTAAGGCCTACGGCAGCTACGAAGAGATGCTGGCCGACCCCGAGGTCGAGGCGGTGTACAACCCCTTGCCCAACTCGCTGCACCTGCCCTGGACGCTGAGGGCGCTGGAGGCGGGCAAGCACGTGCTCTGCGAGAAGCCCCTGGCCCTGAACGCCGCCGAGGCGGAGCAGATGGACCAGGCGGCGAAAAAGGCGGGCCGTACCCTGATGGAAGCCTTTATGTACCGCTTCCATCCGCAGATCGCTCGAGCCCTCGAGCTGGTCCGCGCTGGCGCTTTGGGCGAACTGCGCCTGATCCGTCCCTCGTTCAGCTTCGCCCTCGAGCGCCCCACCGACATCCGCTGGGTGGCGGCTTTGGGCGGGGGGGCCCTCTACGACGTGGGCTGCTACTGCGTCACGCTCTCGCGGCTTTTCGCCGGGCGGGAACCGCTCGCCGTGACCGGTTGGAGCGACCTCACCCCCCCCGACCATCCCGGAGGCGGTGGGGTCGATCACAGCTTCGTGGGGGTGCTGGAGTTCGGGGAAGGGCTGCGCGCGGTATTCGACTGCTCCTTTACCCAGCCCTTGCGCCAACAGGTCGAGCTGGTGGGGGAACGGGGAACCCTGGTGATCCCCGAAGCCTGGCTTCCCGGCAGGCGCGGTTCGGGCGGCCCCACCCAGCACGGTTTGGTGGCCCCCCGCCTGGTGGTAAACGGCCAGGAGGAGGCCCAGCCCGCCGCCGATCAGTATCAGCTCATGGTGGAGCACTTCGTGCGGGCCGCCCGCGGCCAGGAGCCCCTGCGTTACCCCGCCGAGGAGGCGGTGCGGCAGATGCGGGTGCTGGACGCCCTGTACGCCTCCGCCCGGGCGGGAAGGACGGTTCGGCTTGGCTAAGCTGGCCCTCCTCACCTCGGGGGGCGACGCCCCCGGAATGAACATGGCCCTCTGGGCCGCGACCCAAGCCGCCCGGGAGCGGGGTTGGGAGGTGCTGGGGGTGCGCGAGGGCTTCGCCGGGCTGTTGCGGGGGGATTTCCTCGAGCTGGACCCTGTCCAAACCCTGCCTTACGCCCGCCTGGGGGGGACGTTCCTGGGAACCTCCCGCGACCCCGATTTCCAGGCCAAGCTGCCGCAGGCCCTCCAAGCCCTGAACCGGGCGGGCGTCACCCACCTGATGGTGCTGGGGGGGAACGGCTCGCTGCAGGGGGCCCAGGCCCTGGCCCGGCGCGGGGTAAACGTGGTGGGGCTTCCCGCCACCATCGACAACGACGTGGCGGGCTCGGAGGAGTCCATCGGCTTCGACACCGCGCTGAACTTCGGGTTATTGCTTCTGGACCAGTTTCGCGACACCGCCGAGGCCCTGCCCCGGCTGTGCGCCCTGGAGACCCTGGGCGGCGACACCGGCTTCCTGGCGCGGGCCGTGGGGCAAGCCGGAGGGGCAGACGCCATCTTGGTACCTGAAGAACCCCTCCCGCCTGAGAAAATCCTGGAATCGACCCAAGCCGCCATCGCCCGCCAACGTTTCGCCCTGATCGTGGCCTCCGAGGGGTATCCCGATCTGGAGATCACCCTAGAAACCCTATCCAAGGAGGTAGGGCTGCGCCTGCGCTTTGCCCGCCCCTCCCACGCCATGCGGGGCGGCCGGCCCAGCGCCCGCGACCGCCTGCTGGCCCGAGAGCTGGCCGAGACCGGGGTGGAACGCCTGGCCCAGGGCCATTCGGGCGCGGTGTTGGTGCAGCAGGGTCGGCCCGCCTTGGTTGTCTTTGATCAGCTCGAGCCCCGCAAGGCCCCCTGAGGAGGAGAAAACTATGCCCTTAGTGACCGCAACCGAAGTGCTCAAGCCCGCTCGAGCCCACAAATACGCGGTGGGCGCTTTCAATTGCATCAACATCGAATACCTCCGCGCGGTGGTCGATACCGCCGAGCGCCTGCATAGCCCGGTCATGGTGGCCCTGACCACCGGCGCCCTGAGTTACGCAGGATGGGAGGCCCTCCCCGCCGCCGCGCGGGCCGTGGCCGAGGCCGCCCGCGTCCCGGTGGTGCTGCACCTCGACCACGGCCAGAGCCTGGAGGATATCCGCCGCGCCCTCGAGGCCGGATTCAGCAGCGTGATGATCGACGCCTCCCACTTGCCGCTGGAGGAGAACATCGCCCTCACCCGCCAGGCCGCCCAGATGGCCCACGCGCTGGGGGTGAGCCTGGAGGGGGAGCTGGGCCAGATCGGTGGCAAGGAGGAGGAGATCGTATCTGAAGGACTCATGACCGACCCCGAGGCGGTGCCTCACTTCGTGGAGGCTACCGGACTGGACGTGTTGGCAGCTTCCTTCGGCTCCGTCCACCAAAAAGCCACCCGGGACGCCCAGCTGGACTTGCCCCGCCTGGAGAAAATCGCCGCCGCCACCCCGGTGCCCCTGGTGCTGCACGGGGGCTCCGGGGTACCCACCGAGATGCTCCGGGCCGCCACGGCCCGGGGGGTGGCCAAGGTCAACGTGGGAACCGAACTCCAGCGCACCTTCGCCCGGGTGCTGCGCGAGACCTTACAGCAGCAGCCCGAGGAGTGGGACGTGCGCAAATTGCTCCGCCCCAGCGTCAAAGCCGTTGCGTCGGTGGTGCAAGAAAGGCTCGAGGTGCTGGGCAGCGTAGGCAGGGCTTGAATCTAGGGTAGACTGGGCGGGCTGCTATGAGGCCGCGGGAGGAGATCCTCTTTTTGGGCACGTTGATGGCCCTGGGAGCCTTCAGCACGGATATCATGCTCCCGGCCCTCGAGGCCACCGCCCTGCGCTACGACACAACCCTCACCGCTGCCCAGCTGGTGGTGGGGGTTTACTTTCTGGGCTTCGCCCTGGGGCAGCTGCTATGGGGATCCCTGATGGACGCCTGGGGGCGGAGGGGGGTGTTGCGCCTGACCCTGCTGGGCTTTGCCCTGGCGGGCTTGGCTACCACAGTGGCCCCCTCTTTCGAGCTCCTCCTTCTGGGGCGGGGGGTGCAGGGTTTCCTCGCCGCCAGCTTCCGCATCGGGGTGACCGCCAGCATCCGTGATCGTTATCGGGGCCAGGCTATGGCCCGGCTCCTCTCCTATGCCCTTCTGGTCCTGACGGTGGCCCCCGTTCTGGCCCCGAGCCTTGGGGTGGGGCTCTTAGCCCTAGGGCCAAAGGCGCCCTACGCGCTGCCGGCTGTTCTGGGGACCCTGGCTTTCCTTTGGAGTGGCCGCTTCCAGGAAACCCTCCCTCCGCAGAGGAGGCGCCCTCTGGCCTGGAGTACCCTGCGGGAAGGGGCGGTGTGGGTGGTGCGGGATAGGCGAGCGGGCCTTTACACCTTAGCCTTAGGGGGCATCTTCGGCATCCTTTACGCCTACCTGAGCGCCTCTGCCCAGCTCTACAAAACCCACTTGGGCCTTTCTAACCCTGCCTTTGCCCTGGCCTTCGGGGCCACAGGGCTGCTTATGGCCGGGGTCAACCTGACCGGGCCCCGCTGGGTAGCCCGCCTGGGCTTGGGGCGAGCCCTACAGCTCGCC harbors:
- a CDS encoding ROK family protein, with protein sequence MKSIPPSSTPQPLLDSLSGHRPADARRLNRAKALELLRVMPRGRAELARALGLSKPALGDLVGDLIEQGLLLEAAPTPIQRGRHPAPLRINPERFCVVGIDLSVDESELGLYNPLGQPLRILRTPSGLGKGPEVVYRQLLEAARQLLEQASAPVVAVGVASPGPIDFAKGTILAPPHFPDLHHMPLVERLQGDLGLPVYLEHDSAAAARRFLRSTAAENFIYILLHRGIGAGLVVGRQVYRGQHGFAGELGHVSLDSEGEPCPCGNRGCLENVAGTTAIESRYFRLTRESLPLGAIAQRAQGGDPLARLAFEQAGRALGWAAVNLVNLFDPELLVLGGPGAAYADLLIPSLRHHLNTRAYPYLGWGEQLHILVDPLANPIGPGAAECALEAVYLGEIPLPQAEGRRLKSGKETAPSHGTQASTNPKEERHA
- a CDS encoding ABC transporter substrate-binding protein, which gives rise to MRKQAKWVSTVMAVALLATAAVHGLAQQKKYTIALIPGLTTDGFYITMRKGAEEAAKQLGVELIFQGGPEFSPTTQIPVLNAIIARKPDAILIAPTDKQQLIAPLKRAHDAGIKIITVDTFIGENGQYQTGKGDADFPLSYVASDNVEGGRIAARALAKAIGEKGKVYVSNVKPGISTTDQREQGFKEEMKKYPGITVLETQYNDDDANKAASQLAAVLARNPDLAGVFGANLFSAQGAANGVKNAGKRGVIKVAAFDCPESIINDIRGGTIDMAICQHPAEMGKVAVQYAVDALNGKKIPTRYGTGYTVIDRSNVDTPEAKAAVYSSK
- a CDS encoding ribose ABC transporter — translated: MVLVANPPVTGSERKAPGWLSFLAGAWSWLFLIFMVVFFEIWARLSYGNSFVFNVTNLQSILLAAVQPLLLALGQTLVIIAGGIDLSVGFTVGLAAVVSARVMQALDPSLPAGLSFALACLVALAAGLGVGVVNAFLVARLNVPPFIGTLGMYGVARGLGFLAAAGNTVPTDNPVNSAMGNSFVFGLIPVPVLITAVVVLFMHYLLSQTRFGQYTYAIGGNRQAALRAGINVTRHTMQLYLITALLAGIAGIIYTGRFTAGAAQAGEATLLDSIAAVVIGGASLFGGAGTIVGTVIGALIIAIIQFGLVFINVQPFWQFIAVGLVIILSVLVDQAKSGVVKA
- a CDS encoding ATP-binding cassette domain-containing protein; this encodes MSTPILEVRGLTKRFGGVTALDNVSFQLFPGEVLALAGDNGAGKSTLIKCISGVHLPEEGEVFFEGREVRFHNPREAREAGIETIYQDLALADNLDVGANVFLGREPMRRRFGLPVLDRAKMRAEARSVLDTLDIHTALDRPVSALSGGQRQAVAIGRAIYWKARLLIMDEPTAALGVPEQRKVVELIRRLKEQGVAVIFISHNLNDIFAVADRILVLLRGQKAGERRASETHGDEIVKLMVGG
- a CDS encoding Gfo/Idh/MocA family protein, translating into MEKMGFGILGAARIAASALIPAIHKSAHARLVAVAARDGQRAVAYAAQHGIPKAYGSYEEMLADPEVEAVYNPLPNSLHLPWTLRALEAGKHVLCEKPLALNAAEAEQMDQAAKKAGRTLMEAFMYRFHPQIARALELVRAGALGELRLIRPSFSFALERPTDIRWVAALGGGALYDVGCYCVTLSRLFAGREPLAVTGWSDLTPPDHPGGGGVDHSFVGVLEFGEGLRAVFDCSFTQPLRQQVELVGERGTLVIPEAWLPGRRGSGGPTQHGLVAPRLVVNGQEEAQPAADQYQLMVEHFVRAARGQEPLRYPAEEAVRQMRVLDALYASARAGRTVRLG
- a CDS encoding 6-phosphofructokinase, which encodes MAKLALLTSGGDAPGMNMALWAATQAARERGWEVLGVREGFAGLLRGDFLELDPVQTLPYARLGGTFLGTSRDPDFQAKLPQALQALNRAGVTHLMVLGGNGSLQGAQALARRGVNVVGLPATIDNDVAGSEESIGFDTALNFGLLLLDQFRDTAEALPRLCALETLGGDTGFLARAVGQAGGADAILVPEEPLPPEKILESTQAAIARQRFALIVASEGYPDLEITLETLSKEVGLRLRFARPSHAMRGGRPSARDRLLARELAETGVERLAQGHSGAVLVQQGRPALVVFDQLEPRKAP
- a CDS encoding class II fructose-bisphosphate aldolase, whose amino-acid sequence is MPLVTATEVLKPARAHKYAVGAFNCINIEYLRAVVDTAERLHSPVMVALTTGALSYAGWEALPAAARAVAEAARVPVVLHLDHGQSLEDIRRALEAGFSSVMIDASHLPLEENIALTRQAAQMAHALGVSLEGELGQIGGKEEEIVSEGLMTDPEAVPHFVEATGLDVLAASFGSVHQKATRDAQLDLPRLEKIAAATPVPLVLHGGSGVPTEMLRAATARGVAKVNVGTELQRTFARVLRETLQQQPEEWDVRKLLRPSVKAVASVVQERLEVLGSVGRA
- a CDS encoding multidrug effflux MFS transporter produces the protein MRPREEILFLGTLMALGAFSTDIMLPALEATALRYDTTLTAAQLVVGVYFLGFALGQLLWGSLMDAWGRRGVLRLTLLGFALAGLATTVAPSFELLLLGRGVQGFLAASFRIGVTASIRDRYRGQAMARLLSYALLVLTVAPVLAPSLGVGLLALGPKAPYALPAVLGTLAFLWSGRFQETLPPQRRRPLAWSTLREGAVWVVRDRRAGLYTLALGGIFGILYAYLSASAQLYKTHLGLSNPAFALAFGATGLLMAGVNLTGPRWVARLGLGRALQLALGTLFVGVLLLPLHALLALRTFPFWLHLSLILLLVAFTFPNAQARALEELGKVAGLAASLTGFLSTLLATLLGTWVGQASGGEPFRFALGLLLLGTLAFLAGAWAEAKP